AGCCACTGCCATCGACCCCACAACAAATGCCGCCACCACACCTGTGATGAGCACCACGGCGATGGCGTTCAATGGCCTGAACGAGACTTTCCTCTCGAACGGAAACACGAGCGTTACTTCCAGGAGGAATGTCATTGCGAGGAGAGTGGAGATCACGTGTGCTTTGGCGACGGCGTTTGTAGTGCCTGCATTCGCCGGGTCGATTATCGAATACAGACGTCCAGTAGTCATCGACACGAACACCGAGACCATGGCGAGCAGGAACAGTGCTGCCACGGTGGACCTAGGCGATTTCATCCAGCCAATCAGGCCGGCTCCGAGGCAAATCGCTCCGGCACCAGTAGACGCCGCCCATGTGTAGTCTATCATCTAGTGATACCTCTTGAGGCTGTCAGGCCCACCTCACCTGATCCAGCTCTCCATGTCTCTCGAATGCCACGAGTGCATCCCTATGCGGTCGTGGCGGCCCTCACTGCTTCGAGGAGTCTTTCGACCTGGAATGGCTTCGCGACGAAGTCGATCGCGCCGGCCCTCATGGCCTCTTTCCGGAGCGCCTCCTTCACGAGCGCGCTCACCACTATTATCCTGGCCTTGGGGTCTTGCTCCATTATTTTCATTATGGCTGAAAGACCATCCATGCCAGGCATCAGGATGTCCATGAGAACGACGTCGGGCTTAAGCGCCTTGTACTTCTCAATGGCCTCCAGTCCGTTGGCGGCCTCTCCCGCTATCTCGTGATCGTGAGACTCGAGTATGTCCCGGATCATCTCCCTGATGAACGGTGCATCCTCGACAATCA
This genomic interval from Candidatus Thermoplasmatota archaeon contains the following:
- a CDS encoding response regulator; amino-acid sequence: MAKVLIVEDAPFIREMIRDILESHDHEIAGEAANGLEAIEKYKALKPDVVLMDILMPGMDGLSAIMKIMEQDPKARIIVVSALVKEALRKEAMRAGAIDFVAKPFQVERLLEAVRAATTA